A single Vibrio sp. YMD68 DNA region contains:
- a CDS encoding O-acetylhomoserine aminocarboxypropyltransferase/cysteine synthase: MKDETLSIHFGYDTDPTTKSVATPIYQTVAYEFDSAQHGADLFNLEVPGNIYTRIMNPTNDVLEKRMAALEGGIAGLAVSAGSAAINYAIQTLAEGGDNIVSTPQLYGGTYTLFAHMLPKQGIEVRFAKDDKPESLAELIDENTKAVYCESIGNPAGNIIDLERIAELAHAQGVPVVVDNTVATPVLCKPIDFGADIVVHSLTKYVGGHGTTLGGMIVDSGKFPWAEHKERFPVFNTPEASYHGVVYTEAFGEAAFIGRARTVPLRNTGAALSPMNAFMLMQGLETLSLRMERHTENALKVAEYLSQHEKVSWVSYAGLPTSSYFPLAEKYMNGKPSAILSFGLKDGYDAGVRFYDALEIFKRLVNIGDAKSLACHPASTTHRQLSEQEQKQAGVSPEMIRLSVGIEHIDDILADLEQALNA; this comes from the coding sequence ATGAAAGACGAAACCCTTTCCATCCATTTTGGTTATGATACCGACCCAACAACAAAATCGGTGGCAACGCCTATTTATCAAACCGTCGCGTACGAATTTGACAGCGCTCAACATGGCGCTGATTTATTCAACCTTGAAGTTCCAGGGAATATCTACACGCGAATCATGAACCCAACCAATGATGTGCTGGAAAAACGAATGGCAGCGTTAGAGGGCGGCATTGCGGGTCTTGCGGTGAGCGCAGGAAGTGCCGCTATCAATTATGCCATCCAAACTTTGGCTGAGGGAGGCGACAATATCGTTTCTACGCCACAGTTATACGGTGGGACATACACGTTGTTTGCTCATATGCTGCCAAAGCAAGGCATTGAGGTTCGATTCGCCAAAGACGATAAACCAGAAAGTCTGGCCGAACTGATTGATGAAAATACCAAAGCGGTCTATTGCGAAAGTATCGGTAACCCTGCGGGGAACATTATTGATTTAGAACGCATCGCAGAACTTGCCCATGCGCAGGGGGTTCCAGTGGTGGTTGATAACACGGTGGCAACGCCAGTATTGTGCAAACCCATCGACTTTGGTGCTGATATTGTGGTGCACTCTCTCACCAAATACGTGGGTGGGCATGGAACCACATTAGGTGGCATGATTGTCGATTCAGGCAAGTTTCCTTGGGCTGAGCATAAAGAACGTTTCCCTGTATTTAATACACCAGAAGCGTCTTATCATGGTGTTGTTTATACTGAAGCGTTTGGCGAAGCCGCATTCATCGGTAGAGCTCGCACAGTGCCGCTACGCAATACTGGGGCGGCCCTGTCTCCAATGAATGCGTTTATGTTGATGCAAGGCTTAGAAACATTATCACTGCGTATGGAGCGTCATACTGAGAACGCATTGAAAGTGGCAGAATATTTAAGTCAGCACGAGAAAGTCAGCTGGGTAAGTTATGCCGGTCTTCCTACCTCGTCTTACTTTCCGCTCGCAGAGAAGTACATGAATGGGAAGCCTTCGGCGATTCTTTCGTTTGGCTTAAAAGATGGCTATGACGCGGGGGTTCGTTTTTATGACGCACTTGAGATATTTAAGCGCCTAGTGAATATCGGCGATGCTAAATCCTTGGCTTGTCATCCTGCATCAACGACTCATCGTCAATTGAGCGAACAAGAACAAAAACAAGCGGGCGTTTCGCCGGAAATGATCCGTTTATCCGTCGGTATTGAACATATCGATGATATTCTTGCGGATCTTGAGCAAGCCTTAAATGCCTAA
- the hflX gene encoding GTPase HflX has protein sequence MKLTAKPSLNHALLISICTPKFKGDEAAESLAELARLVTTLGFKVVGTQSQKQSSTQGLNVLGLGKLAEIAHLTGNKGSIGEEDQEIEELFDETDFDDLPSENLPLSSADVVVFDCDLTPSQLRNVENQLGVEVFDRTGIIIEIFSRHARTRTARLQVEIARLNYLVPRLRESLTGDNERQMGKGAGETSLELDRRKVRDQLADLRRELVSVQSELKGRRKQRAELFSVALVGYTNAGKSSMMRAITGSEVSGEDKLFATLDTTVRALHPITQPRILVSDTVGFIKKLPHDLVASFHSTLAEAHDASLLLYVVDASDASFRAQLDVVHEVLGEVGVDGIEKLLVLNKSDQLSEEQKQALMEEFPDAMMTSTRNPLDIAKLHKYIVSVAENEMIEDEIIVPYTAKGIVGEIRSSMSVTNEEYEYDHIKLTVRSNPIDLARLKKKMLNL, from the coding sequence ATGAAACTAACAGCAAAACCATCGCTTAATCACGCTTTACTCATCTCTATTTGCACGCCCAAATTTAAAGGAGATGAGGCGGCAGAATCACTAGCAGAACTTGCTCGTTTAGTGACAACCCTAGGGTTTAAAGTGGTCGGCACACAGTCTCAAAAGCAAAGTTCGACTCAAGGGCTTAATGTACTTGGTTTAGGTAAATTGGCGGAAATTGCGCACCTTACGGGCAATAAAGGCTCAATAGGAGAAGAAGACCAAGAAATTGAAGAGCTGTTTGATGAGACGGATTTTGACGATCTTCCCTCAGAAAACCTGCCACTCTCTAGCGCTGATGTGGTTGTTTTTGATTGCGATTTGACACCATCTCAACTGCGTAATGTAGAGAATCAACTGGGCGTAGAAGTGTTTGACCGTACGGGCATCATCATTGAAATTTTTAGCCGTCATGCTCGCACTCGTACGGCACGTTTACAGGTGGAGATAGCCCGTCTTAATTATTTAGTGCCACGACTTCGTGAGTCATTAACGGGTGATAACGAACGTCAAATGGGCAAAGGGGCTGGTGAAACCTCGTTAGAGTTGGATCGCCGTAAAGTACGTGATCAATTGGCAGACCTAAGACGTGAACTGGTCAGCGTGCAATCTGAACTGAAAGGCCGCCGAAAACAGCGTGCGGAACTGTTTAGTGTGGCATTAGTGGGATACACCAATGCGGGCAAGTCATCGATGATGCGCGCCATTACAGGCAGTGAAGTATCAGGAGAAGATAAACTCTTTGCTACGCTTGATACGACTGTGCGCGCGTTACACCCGATCACACAACCCCGTATTCTGGTATCCGATACCGTCGGGTTTATTAAAAAATTACCGCACGACCTCGTTGCTTCATTCCATTCCACTTTAGCTGAGGCTCATGATGCATCGTTACTGCTTTATGTGGTTGACGCCTCAGACGCATCATTCCGTGCTCAGCTTGATGTTGTGCACGAGGTTCTTGGTGAAGTCGGTGTTGATGGCATTGAAAAGCTATTGGTACTGAATAAATCCGATCAGCTTAGCGAAGAACAGAAGCAAGCGCTGATGGAAGAGTTTCCGGATGCCATGATGACGTCAACACGTAACCCGCTTGATATTGCGAAGCTACACAAGTATATCGTCAGTGTGGCTGAAAATGAGATGATTGAAGACGAAATCATTGTGCCTTATACCGCGAAAGGCATTGTTGGTGAAATTCGTTCAAGCATGAGTGTCACGAATGAAGAGTACGAATACGACCATATAAAGCTGACTGTACGCTCGAACCCAATTGATCTGGCCAGACTTAAAAAGAAAATGCTGAATTTATAA